In a single window of the Methylophaga frappieri genome:
- a CDS encoding sugar phosphorylase, with amino-acid sequence MNVAEIPPLLQICRQHLNTVYSGILEESERHQLADDLLEIMRLTADCPLTPADQNKWQADDIAVITYGNSILAEGEPPLQTLKRFADDYLKSSTNTLHILPFFPFCSDDGFAVQDFTAVNPALGDWNDIQELAKAWRLMADLVINHASTESQWFQNFIAGSGEGHDYFYTVSADQPGLDAVVRPRVSPLLRPTETANGLQQVWCTFSHTQADLDFRRPSVLKTFVRIIRFYLDQGIRLFRLDAVAFLWKQAGTNCLNLPETHEIVRLLRLLTEQAQPDTVIITETNIPNRENLSYFGNGNEAHWIYNFSLPPLLLNTLMTGECNYLRQWLMSMPPARHGTTYFNFIASHDGIGLRPAEGLLTDAELAALISTMQSFGGEVSWRATANGIKKPYEINIALFDAMQGTLKGPDTWQIPRFICAHGIMLALEGIPAFYLHSLLATSNDYQRVEDKGHARAINRHQWQDTQLRDYLDSPENVHAQVYRQLTRLIQLRRKQPAFHPNATQYTLQLGSHLFGFWRQSLCRQQSIFCVFNITDTTQSLAVHDLNLVITDSWRDLVSGQVLANQQESIPLAPYQMLWLSNH; translated from the coding sequence ATGAATGTTGCCGAAATTCCGCCACTCCTCCAGATTTGTCGACAACACCTCAATACGGTTTACAGTGGTATTTTAGAAGAGTCCGAACGTCATCAATTAGCCGATGACTTACTGGAGATCATGCGGCTGACGGCAGATTGCCCGCTCACACCAGCCGATCAAAACAAGTGGCAAGCTGATGACATCGCCGTCATCACCTACGGCAACAGTATTTTGGCCGAAGGTGAACCGCCGCTGCAAACCCTAAAACGGTTTGCCGACGACTACTTAAAATCCAGCACAAATACGCTGCATATCCTGCCTTTCTTTCCATTTTGTAGCGATGACGGTTTCGCCGTTCAGGATTTTACCGCTGTAAACCCAGCCTTGGGAGACTGGAACGATATTCAAGAACTTGCCAAGGCATGGCGATTAATGGCCGATCTGGTCATTAATCACGCCTCAACTGAAAGCCAATGGTTTCAAAACTTTATTGCTGGCAGCGGTGAAGGTCATGACTATTTTTATACTGTTTCGGCAGATCAACCGGGCCTGGATGCGGTGGTGCGACCTCGTGTCAGTCCGTTGTTAAGGCCGACCGAAACAGCTAACGGTCTGCAACAGGTCTGGTGTACGTTCAGTCATACGCAAGCTGATTTGGATTTTCGGCGGCCATCAGTACTGAAAACCTTTGTCCGCATCATACGATTTTATCTCGATCAAGGTATTCGTCTGTTCCGACTGGATGCGGTCGCATTTTTGTGGAAACAGGCCGGTACTAATTGTCTCAATTTGCCAGAAACCCACGAAATCGTTCGATTATTGCGTCTGCTGACAGAGCAAGCACAACCCGATACCGTGATCATCACGGAAACCAATATCCCTAATCGTGAAAATCTCAGCTATTTTGGTAATGGCAATGAAGCTCATTGGATATACAACTTTTCTCTGCCGCCACTCTTGTTGAATACGCTAATGACGGGCGAGTGTAATTACCTTCGTCAGTGGTTGATGAGTATGCCGCCTGCCCGTCATGGGACAACCTATTTTAATTTTATTGCTTCTCATGATGGTATTGGTTTACGACCGGCTGAGGGGTTACTCACTGATGCGGAGCTTGCAGCCTTAATCAGCACCATGCAAAGTTTTGGTGGCGAAGTTTCTTGGCGCGCAACGGCCAATGGCATCAAAAAACCTTATGAAATTAATATCGCTTTATTTGATGCGATGCAAGGGACGCTGAAAGGGCCTGACACATGGCAAATCCCCCGCTTTATATGCGCTCACGGCATCATGCTCGCTTTAGAAGGTATTCCCGCTTTCTATTTACACAGTTTATTAGCCACAAGTAACGATTATCAGCGCGTTGAAGATAAAGGCCATGCACGTGCAATTAATCGACATCAATGGCAGGACACTCAATTAAGAGACTATCTTGATAGCCCTGAAAATGTGCATGCACAGGTATATCGGCAATTAACCAGACTGATTCAACTGCGCCGAAAACAACCCGCCTTTCATCCGAATGCAACGCAGTATACGTTGCAACTTGGCAGTCACTTATTCGGTTTCTGGCGTCAAAGCCTCTGCCGCCAGCAGAGTATTTTTTGTGTGTTTAATATCACCGATACCACTCAGTCCTTAGCGGTACATGATCTCAATCTGGTGATTACTGACAGCTGGCGTGATCTGGTCAGCGGTCAAGTCCTTGCCAATCAGCAAGAATCAATTCCACTCGCCCCCTATCAAATGCTCTGGCTAAGCAATCACTAG
- the galU gene encoding UTP--glucose-1-phosphate uridylyltransferase GalU, which translates to MTKTVKIRKCLFPVAGYGTRFLPATKAMPKEMLPIVNKPLIQYGVEEAMEADLSQMGFITGRGKRAIADHFDTSYELEHQIRGTSKEKHLEDIRHVMDTCDFMFIRQREMLGLGHAILSGEPMIGPEDFAVILADDLCAPPTDGSERALSQLVDLYAKQGCTVIAIEEVPPENTGSYGVISGEEIEPGVFRVTDMVEKPKPEDAPSNLAIIGRYVFTNDIFDYIRKTPPGANGEVQITDALKVMAQEKPVLALKFKGQRFDCGSIGGFVQATNYYYQTDYLDK; encoded by the coding sequence ATGACTAAAACGGTAAAAATCCGCAAATGTCTCTTCCCGGTTGCCGGTTACGGTACCCGGTTTCTACCTGCGACCAAGGCCATGCCGAAAGAAATGTTGCCTATCGTGAATAAACCCTTGATTCAATATGGTGTTGAAGAAGCCATGGAAGCTGATTTATCGCAGATGGGTTTTATTACAGGACGCGGTAAGCGGGCTATCGCAGACCATTTTGATACCAGCTATGAATTAGAGCATCAGATTCGCGGCACCAGCAAAGAAAAGCACCTTGAAGATATACGTCATGTCATGGATACCTGTGACTTTATGTTTATTCGCCAGCGGGAAATGCTTGGACTTGGCCATGCCATTTTAAGTGGTGAGCCCATGATCGGCCCTGAAGATTTTGCCGTTATTTTGGCTGATGATCTCTGTGCACCGCCGACGGATGGCAGCGAACGTGCACTCAGCCAATTAGTCGACCTCTATGCAAAACAGGGCTGTACCGTTATCGCCATTGAGGAAGTGCCGCCGGAAAATACGGGGAGTTATGGTGTTATTTCCGGTGAAGAAATTGAACCGGGGGTGTTTCGTGTCACCGATATGGTGGAAAAACCCAAACCCGAAGATGCGCCGAGCAATTTGGCCATCATCGGACGCTATGTGTTTACAAATGATATCTTTGATTACATTCGGAAGACCCCGCCGGGCGCTAACGGCGAAGTCCAGATTACCGATGCCTTGAAAGTCATGGCTCAAGAAAAACCTGTGTTGGCGTTGAAGTTTAAGGGACAGCGATTTGACTGTGGCAGTATTGGCGGTTTTGTTCAAGCCACCAATTATTATTATCAAACCGATTATCTGGATAAGTAA
- a CDS encoding diguanylate cyclase domain-containing protein: MTQPENFTQDALTSQANVLEALLKQWHEAIEHESSVSVFLIKIDAYEEIEKKAACTRKILHKINQLLNRQDDHLCHFNRNMIMFITSELSYRQACQFAERIQASIVSLGLQQQINQTASAGITLSIGHVTYSPQREDTVGILDILSAAVRYCQEASKAGGNRCQTRLHTTVLR, encoded by the coding sequence ATGACACAGCCGGAAAATTTCACCCAAGACGCACTTACCTCTCAAGCCAATGTCCTAGAAGCATTGCTTAAACAATGGCATGAGGCCATCGAGCATGAGAGCAGTGTGTCTGTTTTTTTAATTAAAATAGATGCTTATGAGGAGATTGAAAAAAAAGCCGCGTGTACCCGAAAGATTTTGCACAAAATCAATCAGCTATTGAACCGGCAAGACGATCATCTCTGCCATTTCAACCGCAACATGATAATGTTTATCACGTCAGAACTCTCCTATAGGCAGGCCTGCCAATTCGCTGAGCGAATTCAAGCATCAATTGTGTCGCTGGGCTTGCAACAACAGATAAATCAAACCGCATCTGCTGGCATCACTCTCAGTATCGGCCATGTCACCTATTCTCCTCAACGCGAAGATACGGTTGGCATATTGGATATTCTCAGTGCGGCAGTTCGGTATTGTCAGGAGGCCAGCAAAGCTGGTGGTAACCGATGTCAAACTCGATTGCACACGACGGTGCTGCGTTAA
- a CDS encoding cyanophycin synthetase — MNPLEQHQLALSLNLPETIMASRLAQWLSTGGFQYPADEDLFQINRENVSQQHQLLLKAWLLFHQNLLIDAGIPAFKSAEIDQIEYQENGRLRITISLFSFIEFRNLFVNALSQCFTFILKMNATPYSLEAFDDLGKRVEQQLYQPLKKVSNAGLSNIPILQYAYEHHIPMQYFGAGLYQLGWGANAHWLKASSTEEDSAIGAKLSGYKHFSAQRLKSLGLPAAQNALVKTIEQAAEFADEIGYPVVVKPEQGNRGEGVVKDITTVTQLKRAFEYSKSFNELVLIEKQVTGSCYRFFVYKNDVIYINGNLPRKLVGNGEANIAELIEADTRYQMTRKHWQRDPTIPLDTETHDCLRDQNLTLQSVPEKHQSIAIRKIGSMQWGTEDAPAVCDAHRDNIALAIAAAKAMNLATAGVDMIIEDVTRSWLEQTVIVNEINSSPMIGVSKASLDALPKLMRLMLPNQGRIPVTVFLGKEAAFDAARKAQQAAIENNIACYLTSHQTTLSPDQNSTPMTFETVSQRVNALMQMPSVAALIIVVESDSVLEEKWPVDQIDELVVVDNVNQAVEDFFRSLCR; from the coding sequence ATGAATCCATTGGAACAGCATCAACTTGCTTTGTCACTAAATTTACCTGAGACCATCATGGCCAGCCGGTTAGCACAATGGTTATCCACTGGGGGCTTTCAATACCCAGCTGATGAGGATCTTTTTCAGATCAATCGTGAGAACGTCTCGCAGCAGCACCAGTTATTGCTGAAAGCATGGCTTTTATTTCATCAAAATTTATTAATCGATGCGGGTATCCCCGCGTTTAAAAGTGCAGAAATTGATCAAATCGAATATCAAGAAAATGGTCGATTAAGAATAACGATTAGCCTGTTTTCCTTCATCGAATTCCGAAACCTTTTCGTCAATGCCTTATCGCAATGCTTCACTTTTATTTTAAAAATGAATGCGACACCTTATTCGCTTGAGGCATTTGACGATCTTGGCAAACGCGTTGAACAACAACTCTATCAGCCACTAAAAAAGGTCAGTAATGCGGGCTTATCGAATATTCCCATTCTTCAATACGCCTATGAACACCATATCCCTATGCAATATTTTGGTGCCGGTTTGTATCAATTAGGTTGGGGAGCGAACGCACATTGGTTGAAAGCCAGTAGCACGGAAGAAGATAGTGCAATTGGGGCTAAATTAAGCGGCTATAAACATTTTAGTGCTCAACGGCTAAAAAGTTTAGGCCTCCCCGCCGCACAGAATGCGTTGGTAAAAACCATTGAACAAGCAGCCGAGTTCGCTGATGAAATTGGCTACCCTGTCGTCGTTAAGCCAGAACAAGGCAATCGCGGAGAAGGCGTGGTCAAAGATATCACTACGGTGACTCAGCTCAAGCGAGCATTTGAATATAGCAAAAGCTTTAATGAACTAGTCTTAATCGAAAAACAGGTCACAGGATCTTGTTACCGGTTTTTTGTCTATAAAAACGACGTTATTTACATTAACGGTAATCTGCCAAGAAAGCTTGTCGGCAATGGTGAAGCCAATATCGCTGAACTGATTGAAGCCGACACCCGTTATCAAATGACTCGAAAACACTGGCAACGCGACCCCACTATCCCACTTGATACAGAAACGCACGATTGTCTCCGTGACCAGAATTTAACCTTGCAAAGTGTGCCTGAGAAGCATCAATCCATCGCGATTCGAAAAATCGGCTCAATGCAATGGGGTACTGAGGATGCACCTGCCGTTTGTGATGCTCACCGCGATAATATCGCACTTGCCATTGCGGCGGCAAAAGCCATGAATTTAGCAACGGCGGGGGTAGATATGATTATTGAGGATGTGACGCGCTCTTGGCTTGAACAGACGGTTATCGTCAATGAAATCAACTCTTCACCAATGATCGGCGTGAGTAAAGCCTCACTTGATGCGCTACCCAAACTGATGCGGTTAATGTTGCCTAATCAGGGGCGTATTCCTGTCACCGTATTTTTAGGAAAAGAGGCCGCATTTGACGCAGCCAGAAAGGCACAGCAAGCAGCGATAGAAAACAATATTGCCTGCTATCTAACCTCACATCAAACGACGCTCTCCCCAGATCAAAACAGCACCCCAATGACCTTTGAAACCGTGTCTCAGCGTGTTAACGCGCTTATGCAGATGCCTAGCGTAGCCGCTTTGATTATCGTGGTTGAGTCCGATTCAGTACTAGAAGAGAAATGGCCAGTTGACCAGATCGATGAGTTAGTCGTAGTGGATAACGTAAATCAGGCTGTTGAGGATTTTTTTCGGTCACTGTGTAGATGA
- a CDS encoding class I adenylate-forming enzyme family protein: MSLNFSLEDSQRFVTEVLDHYAITQPDTIAIENDNLAISYQKLKQLVNDWQQALEQANLPKGLCIGLRFHSQIGHLICHLALLKQNITQVIIDPHDPVQLQQNTVMTLAIDLILQETAENQQQLGCAIHSIESLPDSPQFQVSAKPYSQDSVLVFSGSGTTSSPKHFAFTSTQYAAMLKRGLDAWVIKNQERYFCYSRLNFVFPQRQALLCLSVGACLVLSAKPIPDLIQFVRKRQVEHLLLTANQAQQFILNSPSLKTPTEDLVLPHLKSLQLSSSLIKQRLRSTIMAKVTQQLYILYGANEFGIISMAYPEQVANQPGTVGEVLPNVTVQIMHDGEKTSQPGAIRVTGANMIQGYVADPTASQKSFPDGECYLPNDTGFFTADGQLIIEGRSDDAILYTGVNLYPRALEEVLEAHPAVTEAAVFPISLPDQDDIPVAAVEVNQPIEVKLLLSFCQNQLGWKRPQHIFIIDQLPRNRAGKVLKRQLKEMVESKIRVRS; the protein is encoded by the coding sequence ATGTCGCTCAATTTTTCGCTCGAAGACAGTCAACGTTTCGTCACCGAGGTCTTGGATCATTACGCAATAACCCAGCCCGATACCATTGCGATTGAAAATGACAACCTTGCTATCAGCTATCAGAAACTTAAACAATTAGTGAATGATTGGCAACAAGCACTTGAACAAGCCAATTTACCCAAAGGTCTCTGTATCGGCTTGCGTTTCCACAGTCAAATTGGCCATCTAATTTGTCACCTTGCTTTACTTAAGCAAAATATCACGCAGGTGATAATCGACCCCCACGATCCCGTCCAACTTCAACAAAATACCGTGATGACGTTGGCTATTGACCTGATCCTGCAAGAAACCGCTGAAAACCAACAACAACTTGGTTGTGCCATTCATTCAATTGAAAGCTTGCCCGATAGTCCGCAGTTTCAAGTTAGCGCAAAGCCCTATTCTCAGGATAGCGTGCTGGTGTTCAGTGGTTCTGGTACCACCTCAAGCCCCAAACATTTTGCTTTTACCTCGACGCAATATGCTGCCATGCTAAAACGCGGTTTAGATGCATGGGTGATAAAGAATCAAGAACGTTACTTTTGCTACTCTCGACTCAACTTTGTTTTTCCACAAAGACAGGCCTTGTTGTGCTTATCCGTCGGGGCATGCCTTGTTTTATCGGCTAAGCCGATACCAGACCTCATTCAATTTGTCAGAAAACGTCAGGTCGAACATTTGCTATTGACCGCGAATCAGGCACAGCAGTTTATACTTAACAGCCCCAGCTTAAAAACACCAACTGAAGATCTCGTCCTACCGCATTTAAAAAGTCTGCAGCTATCCAGCTCGTTAATCAAACAACGTTTACGTAGCACCATAATGGCAAAAGTGACACAACAGCTTTACATTCTTTACGGTGCAAATGAGTTCGGCATTATTTCTATGGCCTACCCCGAACAAGTTGCTAACCAGCCAGGAACTGTTGGCGAGGTGCTGCCCAACGTGACCGTGCAAATCATGCATGATGGGGAAAAAACATCTCAGCCGGGTGCAATCAGAGTAACAGGTGCGAATATGATCCAGGGCTATGTGGCCGATCCCACAGCAAGCCAAAAAAGCTTTCCAGATGGCGAGTGCTATCTGCCAAACGACACAGGATTTTTTACAGCGGATGGCCAATTAATCATTGAAGGTCGAAGCGATGATGCCATCCTTTACACTGGTGTAAATCTCTATCCAAGGGCACTGGAAGAAGTTCTGGAAGCTCACCCCGCGGTGACAGAAGCCGCGGTCTTTCCCATTTCATTGCCAGATCAGGATGACATCCCCGTTGCTGCGGTTGAGGTGAACCAGCCCATTGAAGTCAAACTACTGTTAAGTTTTTGTCAAAATCAATTAGGCTGGAAGCGGCCCCAACATATTTTCATCATTGATCAACTGCCACGAAATCGCGCTGGCAAGGTGTTGAAAAGACAATTAAAAGAGATGGTTGAGTCAAAGATTCGAGTTCGATCTTAA
- the rlmD gene encoding 23S rRNA (uracil(1939)-C(5))-methyltransferase RlmD, giving the protein MARRQRRQKVSQERITAHIEGLAHDGRGIARVEGKTVFVDGALAGEEVSFYYTRHHSKYDEAKIDAVHLASSKRVKPRCQHFGVCGGCSLMHMEPAAQLALKQQTLAEQLHHFGQLAPEHWLSPLTGPLWGYRRKARLGVKYVHKKQKVLVGFREKASPFVAELQQCEVLDPRVGLRLHDLADLIASLDAYQRIAQIEVAMDHTHTALVFRNLDPLSKGDQQKLIAFGEQQNLWIYQQSGGPDTVSPLWPLSPQLHYAPEPGLRLDFAPGDFTQVNAGINEKMIPLAMSLLDVNQSDRILDLFCGLGNFTLPLAKRAAEVIGVEGDASLVAHARRNAQLNHLSNALFEQADLTQTRLADYPWAKAGFNKILLDPPRSGAFEVLGQLADLGAELLVYVSCNPATLARDAGELVQQYGYQLSAAGVMDMFPHTGHVESIAVFHKVSA; this is encoded by the coding sequence ATGGCGCGCAGACAGCGACGACAAAAGGTTTCACAGGAGCGTATCACCGCGCACATTGAGGGTTTGGCGCATGATGGTCGAGGTATCGCCAGAGTTGAAGGGAAAACGGTCTTTGTCGATGGGGCTTTGGCGGGCGAAGAGGTCAGCTTTTATTACACCCGTCATCATAGTAAATATGATGAAGCCAAAATCGATGCCGTACATTTAGCTTCATCAAAACGCGTCAAACCTCGCTGCCAACATTTTGGTGTCTGTGGTGGTTGCAGTTTGATGCATATGGAACCGGCGGCGCAACTGGCGCTAAAACAACAAACATTGGCAGAACAATTACATCATTTCGGTCAGCTGGCGCCTGAACATTGGCTATCACCGTTGACCGGGCCATTATGGGGATACCGCCGAAAAGCACGACTTGGAGTCAAGTATGTCCATAAAAAACAAAAAGTGCTGGTCGGTTTTCGGGAAAAGGCGTCGCCCTTTGTCGCAGAGCTGCAGCAATGTGAAGTGCTGGATCCCAGAGTTGGCCTGCGATTGCATGATCTGGCTGATTTGATTGCCTCGCTGGATGCTTATCAGCGTATTGCGCAGATAGAAGTGGCGATGGATCACACCCATACAGCACTGGTATTTAGAAATCTGGATCCGTTATCAAAAGGTGATCAACAAAAACTCATTGCCTTTGGCGAGCAACAAAATCTTTGGATATATCAACAATCTGGTGGCCCGGATACGGTAAGTCCTTTGTGGCCATTGTCTCCTCAATTGCATTATGCCCCTGAGCCCGGTTTAAGATTAGATTTTGCGCCAGGTGATTTCACGCAGGTCAATGCCGGTATTAATGAAAAAATGATTCCGCTGGCGATGTCTTTACTGGACGTTAATCAGTCTGACCGGATCTTGGATTTATTTTGCGGTCTCGGCAATTTCACCTTGCCATTAGCAAAACGTGCTGCGGAGGTAATCGGGGTCGAGGGCGATGCTTCATTGGTTGCTCATGCACGCCGAAATGCACAATTAAATCATTTGAGTAATGCGTTATTTGAGCAAGCAGATCTGACGCAGACACGCCTCGCAGATTACCCGTGGGCCAAAGCCGGGTTTAATAAAATTCTGCTTGATCCGCCACGTAGCGGTGCATTTGAAGTATTAGGTCAATTAGCGGATTTGGGGGCCGAGTTGCTGGTGTATGTCTCTTGCAACCCGGCAACCCTTGCAAGAGATGCCGGCGAGTTGGTCCAGCAATATGGCTATCAATTATCAGCGGCGGGGGTCATGGATATGTTTCCCCACACCGGTCATGTGGAATCCATTGCGGTATTTCATAAAGTATCGGCTTGA
- a CDS encoding YdbL family protein has protein sequence MQRLRAYSSSMLALLLASCVTINIYFPAAAAEEAADRIIEDVWGKQPGQAVEPPLSPSSSSASTMPVAMKMLNWLVSPAMAQADININSPAITALQDKMKARHAQLEPFYHSGAIGLTQDGLITLRDAKAVALKDRNTINGLIAAENQDRNALYAEIARANGHPEWQSDIQETFARRWVSNAAQGWWYQQGGSWQQK, from the coding sequence ATGCAAAGATTACGCGCTTATTCGAGTAGTATGCTGGCTTTATTGCTGGCATCCTGTGTCACCATTAATATTTATTTCCCGGCCGCCGCCGCTGAAGAAGCCGCCGATCGGATTATCGAAGATGTCTGGGGAAAACAGCCCGGTCAGGCTGTTGAGCCGCCCCTAAGTCCGTCATCCTCATCAGCTTCGACTATGCCAGTGGCCATGAAAATGCTGAATTGGCTGGTTTCACCGGCAATGGCGCAAGCTGACATTAATATTAACTCTCCTGCGATTACCGCGCTTCAAGACAAAATGAAGGCAAGACACGCGCAATTAGAACCGTTTTATCACAGTGGCGCGATAGGGTTAACACAAGATGGCCTCATTACGTTGCGTGATGCAAAAGCCGTGGCCTTGAAAGATCGTAATACCATCAATGGCTTAATTGCCGCTGAAAATCAGGATAGAAACGCCCTTTATGCGGAAATAGCCCGAGCTAATGGACACCCGGAGTGGCAAAGTGATATTCAAGAAACTTTTGCCAGACGCTGGGTGAGTAATGCGGCACAGGGCTGGTGGTATCAGCAAGGTGGCAGCTGGCAACAAAAGTAA
- the cysM gene encoding cysteine synthase CysM, translating into MMDFQTIEACIGNTPLVRLQRLPGETTNLILAKLEGNNPAGSVKDRPVLSMIRRAQARGDITPGDTLIEATSGNTGIALAMVAAILGYKMVLIMPENMSEERRASMRAYGAELRLVDGMETARDLALNMQAEGKGKVLNQFANFDNPLAHFETTGPEIWRDTQGQVTHFVSAMGTTGTIMGVSRYLKTQDQNVQIIGVQPTEGASIPGIRRWSPAYLPEIYESERVDKIWDVDQQTAETVMRRLASEEGIFAGVSSGGSVAAALQLSETVNNAVIVCIICDRGDRYLSTGVFPAV; encoded by the coding sequence ATGATGGATTTTCAAACCATTGAAGCCTGTATTGGTAATACGCCTCTGGTCAGGTTACAACGATTGCCGGGCGAGACAACCAATCTTATTCTGGCCAAACTGGAAGGTAACAATCCAGCGGGCTCGGTCAAAGATAGGCCCGTTTTAAGCATGATTCGGCGGGCCCAAGCCCGTGGTGATATTACGCCTGGGGATACCTTGATTGAAGCAACCAGTGGCAATACAGGCATTGCACTGGCCATGGTTGCCGCCATACTTGGCTACAAAATGGTATTGATTATGCCTGAGAACATGTCTGAAGAACGTCGGGCATCCATGCGTGCTTACGGTGCTGAACTCAGGCTGGTTGATGGTATGGAAACCGCTCGTGATTTGGCGCTGAACATGCAGGCTGAAGGCAAAGGTAAAGTGCTTAATCAGTTTGCGAATTTTGATAATCCTCTGGCCCATTTTGAAACGACCGGACCGGAAATCTGGCGTGACACGCAAGGTCAGGTGACGCATTTTGTGAGTGCAATGGGCACGACTGGTACCATCATGGGCGTATCACGGTATCTGAAAACACAGGACCAAAACGTGCAGATTATTGGTGTGCAACCGACCGAAGGGGCTAGTATTCCAGGCATTCGTCGCTGGTCGCCCGCCTATTTGCCTGAGATTTATGAATCAGAGCGAGTTGATAAAATATGGGACGTGGATCAGCAGACAGCGGAAACGGTAATGCGACGTCTGGCCAGTGAAGAGGGTATCTTTGCTGGTGTTTCCTCTGGAGGTAGTGTGGCGGCAGCATTGCAGCTTTCCGAGACCGTTAACAATGCGGTTATTGTCTGTATCATTTGTGATCGGGGTGACCGTTACTTATCAACGGGTGTGTTTCCGGCGGTCTGA
- the acpS gene encoding holo-ACP synthase, whose protein sequence is MKIIGIGTDLVWVPRIQRLLQRHGDRAAAKILGDQEYLGYKNAANPIAFLAKRFAAKEAVAKAFGSGFRHGLSLRHIQVANDAAGKPLLQFTEQALVLCEQYQVSQSFISLTDDGDYAGAYVILSGDG, encoded by the coding sequence ATGAAGATTATCGGGATTGGTACCGATTTGGTTTGGGTGCCAAGAATTCAGCGTTTGCTGCAAAGGCATGGTGATCGAGCCGCCGCTAAAATTCTTGGTGACCAAGAATATCTGGGTTATAAAAACGCAGCGAACCCCATTGCTTTTTTGGCGAAACGCTTTGCAGCCAAAGAGGCGGTAGCCAAGGCTTTTGGCAGTGGATTTCGTCACGGTTTAAGCCTGCGCCATATTCAGGTTGCCAACGACGCAGCGGGAAAGCCTTTATTGCAGTTTACTGAGCAGGCTCTGGTTTTGTGTGAGCAATACCAGGTATCACAAAGCTTTATCAGCCTGACAGATGATGGGGATTACGCTGGCGCTTATGTGATTTTGTCAGGTGATGGATGA
- the pdxJ gene encoding pyridoxine 5'-phosphate synthase has product MSIYLGVNIDHVATLRQARGGRYPDPVQAAIDAEQAGADSITLHLREDRRHIQDRDVRILADVLQTKMNLEMAVTTEMLAIATELRPADCCLVPESREELTTEGGLDVVSQSSKIHAACAQLAEVGITVSLFIDPDKRQIDAATDCNAPVIELHTGRYAEATTPAQQRVELKKLADAADYAQKLGLQVNAGHGLNYFNVQPIAAIPGLVELNIGHAIISRALFTGLQGAVGEMKRLIREVQR; this is encoded by the coding sequence ATGAGTATTTATCTGGGTGTGAATATTGACCATGTTGCCACACTGCGCCAAGCGAGAGGGGGTAGATACCCGGATCCGGTTCAAGCCGCAATCGACGCCGAACAGGCTGGCGCAGACAGTATCACCCTGCATTTGCGCGAAGATCGGCGTCATATTCAAGATCGGGATGTCAGGATTCTGGCTGATGTTTTACAGACAAAAATGAATCTGGAAATGGCCGTCACAACAGAAATGCTGGCAATTGCAACAGAGCTGCGGCCGGCAGATTGTTGTTTAGTGCCAGAAAGTCGAGAAGAGCTGACGACAGAAGGTGGCCTTGATGTGGTCAGCCAAAGCAGCAAAATTCATGCTGCTTGCGCGCAATTGGCGGAAGTGGGCATAACCGTTTCATTATTTATCGATCCAGATAAAAGACAAATTGATGCCGCTACAGATTGCAATGCCCCCGTCATTGAGCTGCATACAGGGCGATATGCGGAAGCAACAACGCCAGCACAGCAGCGTGTCGAATTAAAGAAACTGGCCGATGCGGCAGATTATGCGCAAAAGCTGGGTTTGCAAGTCAATGCCGGACATGGCTTGAATTACTTTAATGTCCAACCCATTGCTGCCATACCTGGATTGGTCGAGTTAAATATTGGACATGCGATTATCAGTCGTGCCTTGTTTACCGGTTTGCAGGGTGCCGTTGGTGAAATGAAACGCCTCATTCGTGAAGTTCAACGATGA